One part of the Saprospiraceae bacterium genome encodes these proteins:
- the dcm gene encoding DNA (cytosine-5-)-methyltransferase encodes MARRKEKPTYSGIKKQLQITSGKVFDLGLDSFTHYLHNQTHGGSDCFKEKAEKYLSKRFDILSLTEEPDFQYLIPFHWDVPFPPLSNPKFSFIDLFAGIGGFRIAFTKAGGKCVFTSEWDTNSQKTYEANFGEVPFGDITQILEKDIPDHDILLGGFPCQPFSIAGVSKKNSLGKKHGFADETQGTLFYDIVRILKARRPKAFLLENVKNLKSHDKGRTYKIIIEALKELNYIVFDQIIDAKHYVPQHRERIFIAGFNKDFFDDSIIFKFPEPPEQALKIRDILEKKPDPKYTLTDNLWKYLQNYAIKHKAQGNGFGFGLVDLDGITRTLSARYYKDGSEILIPQGKGKNPRRLTPEECKNLMGYPDNFIIRKIGVSDTQLYRQFGNSVAVPVVSAVAKKMIAFINQNMNTTKQSSVKYSIPTL; translated from the coding sequence ATGGCTAGGAGAAAGGAGAAACCCACTTATTCAGGAATTAAAAAACAGCTTCAAATCACCTCAGGAAAGGTATTTGATTTAGGATTAGATTCTTTTACTCATTATCTTCATAACCAGACCCATGGAGGTTCTGATTGCTTTAAGGAAAAGGCAGAGAAATACCTATCCAAACGATTTGATATACTCTCACTCACAGAAGAACCTGACTTTCAGTATTTAATACCATTTCATTGGGATGTGCCCTTTCCTCCTTTATCAAATCCTAAATTTTCATTTATAGATCTTTTTGCCGGAATTGGAGGGTTTCGTATCGCATTTACAAAAGCAGGAGGCAAATGTGTTTTTACTTCCGAATGGGATACAAACTCACAAAAGACCTATGAGGCAAATTTCGGAGAAGTCCCTTTCGGAGATATAACACAGATCCTGGAAAAAGACATTCCTGATCACGACATACTACTTGGCGGATTTCCCTGTCAGCCATTTTCAATTGCAGGAGTATCAAAGAAAAACAGCCTTGGAAAAAAACATGGTTTTGCTGACGAAACTCAGGGCACTTTATTTTATGATATTGTTCGCATCCTTAAAGCAAGACGTCCAAAAGCATTCCTTCTTGAAAATGTGAAGAATCTGAAATCACATGACAAAGGGAGAACCTATAAAATCATAATTGAAGCTCTCAAAGAACTTAATTACATCGTCTTCGATCAGATAATTGATGCTAAACACTATGTTCCACAGCACAGGGAACGGATTTTTATTGCAGGATTTAACAAAGACTTTTTTGATGATTCAATTATTTTCAAATTCCCTGAACCACCGGAACAAGCATTAAAAATTCGGGACATACTTGAAAAGAAACCAGATCCTAAATATACATTGACAGATAATCTATGGAAGTATTTACAGAATTACGCCATAAAACATAAAGCTCAGGGAAATGGCTTTGGTTTCGGACTTGTAGATTTAGATGGTATTACCAGAACTCTAAGTGCCCGTTATTACAAAGACGGATCAGAAATTTTAATTCCACAAGGGAAAGGAAAAAATCCCCGTAGACTTACTCCGGAAGAATGCAAAAATTTGATGGGTTATCCGGACAATTTTATTATTCGTAAAATAGGGGTTTCCGATACTCAGCTTTACAGACAATTTGGAAATTCGGTTGCTGTTCCTGTAGTTTCTGCGGTTGCAAAAAAGATGATTGCTTTTATCAATCAAAATATGAATACAACCAAACAATCGAGTGTAAAATATTCTATTCCAACATTATGA
- a CDS encoding nucleotide pyrophosphohydrolase translates to MKSEINEIITRIKSFRDERDWEQFHDAKNLAISLNVESSELLEVFLWKSVEEADIEKIKIELADVFYNAFLLADTYGFDIKEIIFDKLKINELNYPVEKYKGSNKKHDDL, encoded by the coding sequence ATGAAATCGGAAATAAATGAAATCATTACAAGAATTAAAAGCTTTCGTGATGAAAGAGATTGGGAGCAATTTCACGATGCAAAGAATCTTGCTATAAGTTTAAATGTTGAATCTTCTGAATTGCTTGAAGTGTTTTTATGGAAAAGCGTAGAGGAAGCAGATATTGAAAAAATAAAAATTGAACTTGCAGATGTGTTTTACAACGCATTTTTGCTAGCAGACACTTATGGATTTGATATCAAAGAAATTATTTTTGATAAATTAAAAATTAATGAACTAAATTACCCTGTCGAAAAGTATAAGGGTTCAAATAAAAAGCATGATGATCTTTGA
- a CDS encoding HNH endonuclease: MKFYLGVTDNNWFKYLSKINPEDINFWQPGGTVSFKLLQSGAPFLFKLKSPLNAIGGVGFFSSHTFLPMSVAWDTFYNRNGCDTYDEFRRMILNYRKDKLNINPIIGCIVLTNPLFFKQEDWIETPVDWGKSIVQGKSYDTNDIVGKNIWARVEKLLEKYLYINPVDEGKSQFLLEESSTPAYGNSVLTKVRLGQGAFRVLVTDAYSRRCSITGEKTLPVLEAAHIKPYAESGPHFISNGILLRSDMHKLFDGGYLTITNEHKVEISSRIKEEFQNGKEYYQYHGKELLFLPNREIDKPNGQYIDWHNNKIYRG; the protein is encoded by the coding sequence ATGAAGTTCTATTTAGGAGTGACCGATAATAATTGGTTTAAATATCTTTCAAAGATCAATCCAGAGGATATTAATTTCTGGCAGCCAGGTGGCACCGTTAGTTTTAAATTATTGCAATCTGGAGCACCTTTTTTATTCAAATTAAAAAGTCCACTCAATGCAATAGGCGGTGTTGGATTTTTTTCAAGCCATACTTTTTTACCAATGTCTGTGGCTTGGGATACTTTCTACAATAGGAATGGGTGTGATACATATGATGAATTTAGGAGAATGATTTTAAATTACAGGAAGGATAAATTAAATATTAATCCTATAATTGGATGTATTGTATTGACAAATCCCTTATTTTTTAAGCAAGAAGATTGGATTGAAACACCAGTTGATTGGGGAAAAAGTATAGTTCAAGGGAAATCATATGACACTAATGATATTGTAGGAAAAAACATTTGGGCAAGAGTCGAAAAATTGTTGGAAAAATATTTATACATAAACCCTGTTGATGAGGGTAAAAGTCAATTTTTACTGGAAGAATCGTCAACTCCTGCTTATGGAAATTCTGTTTTAACAAAAGTGAGGCTTGGACAAGGTGCTTTCCGGGTTCTGGTTACTGATGCGTATTCAAGAAGGTGTTCAATAACGGGAGAAAAAACGTTACCTGTTTTGGAAGCAGCTCATATAAAGCCATACGCAGAGTCTGGGCCACATTTTATTTCAAATGGTATTTTGTTAAGATCTGATATGCATAAACTTTTTGATGGGGGATATTTGACTATTACAAATGAGCATAAAGTTGAAATAAGTTCGCGAATTAAGGAGGAATTTCAAAATGGAAAAGAATACTACCAATATCATGGAAAAGAATTATTATTTCTTCCAAACAGAGAGATAGACAAGCCAAATGGACAATATATTGATTGGCATAATAATAAAATTTATAGAGGATGA